In one window of Methanoculleus chikugoensis DNA:
- a CDS encoding mRNA surveillance protein pelota, producing MKAEVREMKKQFGEIRLFPETLDDLWHLSHLVGPGDLVFATTFRSVEAATDKLRPEKVEKRPVRLGIRVEKVEFHQHTNRLRIAGVIESGVDVSAHHTLNVEAGFEISVVKRWRAVDCERIRRAVDASAYGVVHVVSVEEGEAQVYRLRQFGPEWVTTVTAGSSKGAETGTRSTLFEKTLETVAAVTGPLVVAGPGFVKDEFAEYVKARAPDLAGRMVAVETRRIGRGAVQEVIGQGILDRLLGDLHLAREVALMDEVLLRIATEGAVAYGIDEVRKAVVYGAAETVLVADTLLRDDEATGVIEQAERVNATVVVLSTEFEPGERLDAIGGAAAILRYKIE from the coding sequence ATGAAGGCCGAAGTCCGGGAGATGAAGAAGCAGTTCGGCGAGATACGTCTCTTCCCGGAGACGCTCGACGACCTCTGGCACCTCTCCCACCTGGTCGGGCCGGGGGATCTCGTCTTTGCGACGACCTTCCGGAGCGTGGAGGCGGCGACCGACAAACTCCGGCCGGAGAAGGTCGAGAAGCGGCCGGTGCGGCTCGGGATCCGGGTCGAGAAGGTGGAGTTCCACCAGCACACGAACCGTCTCCGGATCGCCGGCGTCATCGAGAGCGGGGTGGACGTCTCCGCGCACCACACCCTGAACGTCGAGGCCGGGTTCGAGATCTCGGTCGTCAAACGCTGGCGTGCCGTCGACTGCGAGCGGATCCGGCGTGCCGTCGATGCCTCCGCATACGGCGTGGTTCACGTCGTGAGCGTCGAGGAAGGGGAGGCGCAGGTCTACCGCCTGCGCCAGTTCGGCCCGGAATGGGTGACGACCGTCACGGCCGGGAGCAGCAAGGGTGCCGAGACCGGCACCCGGTCGACGCTCTTCGAGAAGACGCTTGAGACGGTCGCCGCGGTCACCGGCCCTCTCGTCGTCGCGGGCCCGGGGTTCGTGAAGGACGAGTTCGCGGAGTACGTGAAGGCCCGCGCCCCCGACCTCGCCGGGCGGATGGTCGCCGTCGAGACCCGGCGCATCGGGCGGGGCGCCGTGCAGGAGGTCATCGGGCAGGGGATCCTTGACCGGCTGCTCGGCGACCTCCACCTTGCACGGGAGGTCGCGCTGATGGACGAGGTCCTGCTCCGGATCGCGACCGAGGGCGCCGTCGCCTACGGTATCGACGAAGTCCGCAAAGCGGTTGTCTACGGTGCGGCGGAGACGGTGCTGGTCGCCGACACCCTGCTCCGCGACGATGAGGCTACGGGCGTCATCGAGCAGGCCGAGCGCGTCAACGCAACGGTCGTGGTGCTGAGCACCGAATTCGAGCCCGGGGAGCGCCTTGATGCCATCGGCGGTGCCGCGGCGATCCTGCGGTATAAGATCGAGTGA
- a CDS encoding ribosome biogenesis/translation initiation ATPase RLI, with amino-acid sequence MRIAIVHRDRCHPVKCGTECILYCPRVRTGDETVVIGEDQKAVISEELCVGCGICVKKCPFQALDIVNLPEQLDQPTHRYGQNGFVLYGLPIPVEGKVTGILGPNGIGKSTSVKILSGTLVPNLGRTDAGISWKEVLDLYQGTELFDYLQLLSQKNVKVAVKPQYIDQIPKVFSGSVHDLLATTDERGKLDYYIDRLTLKAVIDRPITTLSGGELQRVALAACLARDADFYFFDEITPYLDVYQRMAAANLIRELALERPVVIVEHDLAILDMLADTVHIAYGEPAVFGVITHPKGVRVGINQYLEGFLPEENVRFRTYAVTFDTRAHAADSDREVLFEFPAMTKAFEQFSLTVDGGEIRSGEVLGVLGANGIGKSTFAQLLAGVLEPDTGAMDTQVRISYKPQYLKGDTEATVEELLRQATTKFDTSYYQHEILEPLSLAQFLQAPVNTLSGGELQRVAIAICLSRDADLYILDEPSAHLDVEQRVKISRMIRKHAEGRAASTLVIDHDIYVIDMISDRILVFEGKPGINGKAAGPFDMAPGMNRFLKALGITFRRDKSGRPRINKPGSFLDREQIGAGEYYYTDISK; translated from the coding sequence ATGCGTATTGCTATCGTACACCGTGATCGGTGTCACCCCGTCAAGTGCGGCACCGAGTGCATCCTCTACTGCCCCCGTGTCCGAACCGGCGACGAAACCGTCGTCATCGGTGAAGACCAGAAGGCCGTCATATCCGAAGAACTCTGTGTCGGGTGCGGTATCTGTGTCAAGAAGTGCCCCTTCCAGGCGCTCGACATCGTCAACCTCCCCGAACAGCTCGACCAGCCGACCCACCGCTACGGCCAGAACGGCTTCGTCCTCTACGGCCTCCCGATCCCCGTCGAGGGGAAGGTCACGGGCATCCTCGGCCCGAACGGTATCGGGAAGAGCACGTCGGTGAAGATCCTCTCGGGCACGCTCGTCCCGAACCTGGGAAGAACCGATGCCGGGATATCCTGGAAAGAGGTTCTCGACCTCTACCAGGGAACCGAGCTCTTCGACTACCTCCAGCTGCTCTCCCAGAAGAACGTGAAGGTCGCGGTAAAACCGCAGTATATCGACCAGATCCCGAAGGTTTTCTCCGGTTCGGTACACGACCTCCTCGCGACTACCGACGAGCGCGGCAAACTCGACTACTACATCGACCGGCTGACGCTTAAGGCGGTCATCGACCGGCCGATAACGACCCTCTCCGGCGGCGAACTCCAGCGGGTGGCGCTCGCCGCCTGCCTTGCGCGTGACGCCGACTTTTACTTCTTCGACGAGATCACGCCCTATCTCGACGTCTACCAGCGGATGGCCGCCGCGAACCTGATCCGGGAACTCGCCCTGGAGCGGCCGGTCGTGATCGTCGAGCACGATCTTGCCATCCTTGACATGCTTGCCGATACTGTGCATATCGCCTACGGAGAACCGGCGGTCTTCGGCGTCATCACCCACCCGAAGGGCGTCCGGGTAGGGATCAACCAGTACCTGGAGGGCTTCCTCCCGGAGGAGAACGTCAGGTTCAGGACGTATGCGGTGACGTTCGATACCCGGGCCCACGCTGCCGACTCGGACCGGGAGGTGCTGTTCGAGTTCCCGGCGATGACGAAAGCGTTCGAGCAGTTCTCGCTCACCGTCGACGGCGGGGAGATCCGGAGCGGCGAGGTTCTCGGTGTCCTCGGGGCGAACGGTATCGGGAAGAGTACGTTCGCCCAGCTCCTCGCCGGGGTGCTCGAACCCGATACCGGGGCGATGGATACCCAGGTGCGGATCTCCTACAAGCCCCAGTACCTCAAAGGCGATACGGAGGCGACCGTCGAGGAGCTCCTCCGGCAGGCGACGACGAAGTTCGACACGTCATACTACCAGCACGAGATCCTGGAACCCCTCTCCCTTGCTCAGTTCCTCCAGGCGCCGGTGAATACCCTCTCCGGCGGCGAACTCCAGCGGGTGGCGATTGCGATCTGCCTCTCGCGCGACGCCGACCTCTACATCCTGGACGAGCCGAGCGCCCACCTCGACGTGGAGCAGCGGGTGAAGATCTCGAGGATGATCAGGAAGCATGCCGAGGGGCGGGCCGCGAGCACGCTCGTGATCGACCACGACATCTACGTCATCGACATGATCAGCGACCGTATCCTGGTCTTCGAGGGCAAGCCGGGCATCAACGGCAAAGCCGCCGGGCCGTTCGACATGGCGCCGGGCATGAACCGGTTCCTCAAGGCGCTCGGGATCACCTTCCGGCGGGACAAGAGCGGGAGGCCGCGGATCAACAAGCCCGGCTCGTTCCTTGACCGGGAGCAGATCGGCGCCGGGGAGTACTACTACACGGATATCTCGAAGTAA
- a CDS encoding chemotaxis protein CheD, producing MENNFFGEETAIILGLGELQVGKCPMGTIGLGSCIALILHDQRRSLAGLAHIMLPESRGDTDRPGKFADTAMSALLEEMGKAGSTKSSITAIVVGGASMFEFSANSLNIGERNATAVKERLQEQGIRIEHEETGGKVGRSVYYWPEGKGRLIIKRADGTCIAL from the coding sequence ATGGAGAACAACTTTTTCGGTGAGGAGACGGCAATAATCCTGGGCCTGGGCGAGCTCCAGGTCGGGAAGTGTCCGATGGGGACGATTGGGCTCGGCTCCTGCATCGCGCTCATCCTGCACGACCAGCGGAGGTCCCTTGCGGGGCTCGCCCATATCATGCTCCCCGAGAGCCGGGGAGATACCGATCGTCCCGGGAAGTTCGCAGATACTGCCATGTCTGCTCTCCTTGAAGAGATGGGGAAAGCCGGGAGCACAAAGTCCTCGATCACCGCAATCGTGGTCGGCGGTGCAAGCATGTTCGAGTTCTCGGCCAATTCCCTGAATATCGGCGAGCGAAATGCTACCGCAGTGAAGGAACGGCTCCAGGAGCAGGGCATCCGGATCGAGCACGAGGAGACCGGCGGCAAGGTCGGGCGATCCGTGTATTACTGGCCGGAAGGAAAGGGCCGCCTCATCATCAAGAGGGCGGACGGAACATGTATCGCGCTCTGA
- a CDS encoding chemotaxis protein CheC, producing the protein MELDPFQKDALAEFGNIGAAHAATSLSQMLMSPIEMTVPEVQAIDIANLHNYINNEITAMVVFQIQGEVADGGYVVVSMPRETVIQLTNQMLGTTDADRDINEMDQSAAIEIGNIMISAFLDATAELLGIVMLPSPPALAIDMAHAAFESIVAQVAGDVNDVLIFNTELTSEAPPVYGSIYMLPNAELTQQLFLMLERMMEPLS; encoded by the coding sequence ATGGAACTGGATCCGTTTCAGAAGGACGCGCTGGCAGAGTTTGGGAATATCGGTGCCGCACACGCGGCAACGTCGCTATCGCAGATGCTGATGAGCCCGATCGAGATGACGGTGCCGGAGGTGCAGGCCATCGATATCGCCAATCTACATAATTATATCAACAACGAGATAACCGCCATGGTCGTCTTCCAGATTCAGGGGGAGGTCGCAGACGGTGGATACGTCGTCGTCAGCATGCCCCGGGAGACCGTCATCCAGCTGACCAACCAGATGCTCGGCACCACCGATGCCGATCGCGATATCAATGAGATGGACCAGAGCGCTGCGATCGAGATCGGGAACATCATGATATCGGCGTTTCTCGATGCGACGGCCGAACTGCTGGGCATCGTCATGCTGCCGTCTCCCCCGGCGTTGGCCATCGATATGGCGCATGCCGCCTTCGAATCCATCGTCGCGCAGGTTGCCGGTGACGTGAACGATGTCCTGATCTTCAACACCGAGCTCACGAGCGAGGCACCGCCCGTCTACGGGAGCATCTACATGCTTCCGAACGCCGAACTTACGCAGCAGCTGTTCCTCATGCTGGAACGGATGATGGAACCGCTCTCATAA
- a CDS encoding chemotaxis protein CheA: protein MFDEEGYRKLFVEESRENHENIVNNLLALETGDDQQAAIDEIFRSAHTLKGMSASMGFDAMEHLCHSMEDVFSLIRSGRREVTVSLTDLLLTCTDAIEGMLDAIEAGGAPSDEQSASLVLELQAFAEEEEGGEQEPSPGAAPPAGVPAEPAEDADDRPLYTLTVAIDPSSTMKDVRAMLLLQNLEELGTIHSTTPARELLEDGKFDGSFEILIESEAGEDALRTIASGTELSLLALSTPESLLDAPPVIPPAASEETKKPEPTPEPQAPRPAKTEKSREIKNIRVDIQRLDRMMNLVEDLVINRGRLEQIAKKHGIKEFDEALSMVGRSVSDLQNLMMGIRMMPLERIFNRLPRVVRDVANYDGKEVEFTIEGGETELDRSMMDGLSDPLLHLIRNGVNHGIETPEIRKASGKSPKGLLRLSARRDKDNVVIEIEDDGAGIDHEKLRKKGVERGLMTPEAAANATKDELVGLLFEPGFSTAETITDISGRGVGLDVVKKTIESLKGTIKVETEIGRGTKFELVLPPTMAIIDVMMVHINGMRCAIPISNVVEVAQTRPEAIHRIGNTEAILLRDQTLPMHRLEDMFGRAEKSNTLVVLQNDGRRCCIVVDTVDGQQEVVVKPLSSIAGNCRGISGITIPGDGDVVPVLDVNTMI, encoded by the coding sequence ATGTTTGATGAAGAGGGATATCGGAAGCTGTTTGTTGAGGAATCGCGAGAAAACCACGAGAACATCGTGAACAATCTTCTTGCTCTCGAGACCGGGGATGACCAGCAGGCCGCCATCGACGAGATCTTCCGGTCCGCACATACACTCAAGGGCATGTCTGCATCGATGGGCTTTGATGCGATGGAGCATCTCTGCCACTCGATGGAGGACGTATTCTCTCTCATCCGTAGCGGCCGGCGCGAGGTGACCGTGTCGCTCACCGATCTTCTGCTCACCTGCACCGACGCGATTGAGGGGATGCTGGACGCTATCGAGGCAGGAGGAGCGCCGTCCGACGAACAGTCCGCAAGTCTGGTTCTGGAACTCCAGGCGTTTGCCGAAGAAGAGGAGGGGGGAGAGCAGGAACCATCTCCCGGTGCGGCGCCCCCGGCCGGGGTTCCGGCTGAACCGGCAGAAGACGCCGATGATCGCCCGCTGTATACACTAACGGTTGCCATCGACCCGTCCAGCACCATGAAAGACGTCCGGGCGATGCTGCTCCTGCAGAACCTGGAAGAGCTCGGGACGATTCACTCGACGACCCCCGCACGGGAACTCCTCGAGGACGGGAAGTTCGACGGATCGTTCGAGATTCTTATCGAGAGCGAGGCGGGGGAAGATGCGCTCAGGACGATCGCTTCCGGCACGGAACTCTCGCTTCTTGCCCTCTCCACACCGGAATCGCTGCTGGATGCTCCTCCCGTGATCCCCCCGGCGGCAAGCGAGGAGACCAAAAAGCCCGAACCAACTCCGGAACCGCAGGCCCCGCGGCCGGCGAAGACCGAGAAGAGCCGGGAGATCAAGAACATCCGCGTCGACATCCAGCGGCTCGACCGGATGATGAACCTGGTGGAGGATCTGGTCATCAATCGCGGACGGCTCGAGCAGATCGCGAAGAAGCACGGCATCAAGGAGTTCGACGAGGCGCTCTCCATGGTCGGCCGTTCGGTCTCCGACCTTCAGAACCTCATGATGGGGATCCGGATGATGCCGCTCGAACGTATCTTCAACCGCCTTCCCCGCGTCGTGCGGGACGTTGCAAATTACGATGGGAAAGAGGTCGAGTTCACCATCGAGGGCGGCGAGACCGAACTCGACCGGAGCATGATGGACGGGCTCTCCGACCCGCTCCTGCACCTCATCAGGAACGGCGTGAACCATGGCATCGAGACGCCGGAGATCCGAAAAGCCAGCGGCAAATCCCCGAAAGGATTGCTGCGGCTGTCGGCGCGGCGGGACAAGGACAATGTTGTCATCGAGATCGAGGACGACGGTGCCGGCATCGATCACGAGAAACTCCGGAAGAAAGGGGTCGAGAGAGGCCTCATGACGCCCGAAGCGGCGGCGAACGCAACGAAAGACGAACTTGTCGGCCTGCTCTTCGAGCCCGGGTTCAGCACGGCCGAGACGATCACCGACATCAGCGGCAGGGGCGTCGGACTCGATGTGGTCAAGAAGACGATTGAATCGCTCAAAGGAACGATCAAGGTCGAGACCGAGATCGGCAGGGGAACGAAGTTCGAGCTGGTTCTCCCCCCGACGATGGCCATCATCGACGTCATGATGGTGCACATCAACGGGATGCGGTGCGCCATCCCGATCAGCAACGTCGTCGAAGTGGCGCAGACGAGACCGGAGGCGATTCACCGGATCGGCAACACCGAGGCGATCCTGCTCCGGGACCAGACCCTTCCCATGCATCGCCTGGAGGATATGTTCGGCCGGGCAGAGAAGAGCAACACGCTGGTCGTGCTGCAGAACGACGGCAGGAGATGCTGCATCGTCGTCGACACCGTCGACGGCCAGCAGGAGGTGGTGGTGAAGCCGCTCTCCAGCATTGCAGGCAACTGCCGCGGGATCAGCGGGATCACCATCCCCGGAGACGGGGATGTCGTGCCGGTACTCGATGTAAATACAATGATTTAG
- the cheB gene encoding chemotaxis-specific protein-glutamate methyltransferase CheB translates to MIRVLIVDDSLFIRTILRDLLKGAPDIEVVGTAVNGIDALEKISSLKPDVVTLDIEMPRMNGLETLEALSGVPAKPKVIVLSTLTSRQADMTHQALRLGADDFMLKPRDVPNVRGIESELIQKIRNLVALPTIVKPAVISRNEADAVVLIGSSAGGPPMLDTLLSALPPDLPAAVVVTQHMPEGFTASLAERLNRVSALPVKETENGDSLQTGTILIAKAGFHTIVSGVAAGKGKNYGRIIHSTAPRLHAVRPAVDKTFASAAHVFGPRTVSVLLSGMGNDGGEGMFAVKTAGGRTMVCAEEDCLVYGMARSALSRNCVDKVVPLKGLAREITRAVKQLEVNHV, encoded by the coding sequence ATGATACGGGTTCTGATCGTCGACGACTCGCTCTTCATCCGCACGATACTCCGGGATCTGCTCAAAGGCGCCCCTGATATCGAAGTGGTCGGAACGGCGGTCAACGGCATCGATGCCCTCGAAAAGATATCCAGTCTGAAACCCGACGTCGTCACGCTCGACATCGAGATGCCCCGGATGAACGGCCTTGAGACACTTGAGGCGCTTTCCGGGGTTCCCGCGAAACCGAAAGTGATCGTTCTGAGCACCCTGACGTCCCGCCAGGCCGATATGACCCACCAGGCGTTGCGGCTCGGAGCGGACGATTTCATGCTCAAACCGAGGGATGTTCCGAACGTCAGGGGCATCGAGAGCGAACTCATCCAGAAGATCAGAAACCTTGTCGCGCTCCCGACGATCGTAAAACCTGCTGTAATCAGCCGGAATGAGGCGGATGCAGTCGTTTTGATAGGCTCTTCTGCCGGGGGTCCCCCGATGCTCGACACACTCCTCTCCGCGCTTCCGCCGGACCTGCCTGCCGCGGTCGTCGTCACCCAGCACATGCCCGAGGGGTTCACCGCATCGCTCGCCGAGCGCCTGAACAGGGTCTCTGCTCTCCCCGTGAAAGAGACCGAGAACGGAGACAGCCTGCAGACCGGAACTATCCTGATCGCAAAGGCAGGGTTCCACACCATCGTCTCGGGAGTCGCAGCGGGCAAAGGAAAAAACTACGGGCGGATCATCCACTCGACCGCTCCCCGCCTGCACGCGGTCCGGCCTGCCGTCGACAAGACCTTTGCCTCTGCAGCACACGTATTCGGCCCACGCACCGTCTCCGTGCTCCTCTCGGGGATGGGGAACGACGGCGGCGAGGGAATGTTCGCGGTGAAGACTGCAGGCGGCAGGACGATGGTATGCGCCGAAGAGGACTGCCTCGTATACGGGATGGCGCGCTCCGCCCTCTCCAGGAACTGTGTCGATAAGGTAGTCCCGCTCAAGGGTCTCGCGCGCGAGATCACGAGAGCAGTCAAACAACTCGAGGTGAATCATGTTTGA
- a CDS encoding response regulator: protein MGRILIVDDTMFMRTLLKNILFSGGHDIVGEAADGAEALARYQELKPDLVTMDVVMPKMNGIEALKAIKAADPAAKVIMCTAVGQEQMVKLAVKSGARGYIVKPFQAPKVLEEVKNVLSA from the coding sequence ATGGGGAGAATCTTAATCGTCGATGACACAATGTTCATGAGAACGCTGCTGAAGAACATCCTCTTCTCCGGCGGGCACGACATCGTCGGTGAGGCAGCGGACGGGGCGGAGGCCCTCGCCAGGTATCAGGAACTCAAGCCGGACCTCGTCACGATGGACGTGGTCATGCCGAAGATGAACGGAATCGAGGCGCTCAAGGCCATCAAAGCAGCCGACCCGGCAGCAAAAGTCATCATGTGCACGGCGGTCGGCCAGGAGCAGATGGTCAAACTCGCCGTCAAGAGCGGTGCGAGAGGCTACATCGTCAAACCGTTCCAGGCTCCGAAAGTCCTCGAAGAAGTTAAGAACGTCCTCAGTGCGTAA
- a CDS encoding CheF family chemotaxis protein translates to MKSVPVKVEHEGRWVPTTMGIAEDRFRIDLPLKQEIPYKSVVDLEEKKNQIIITAGADGEAVYRIASVEKVLAVLKKFIITQASAYRLNAFFMSPAIRGGVLVQNAQWEKGAIAVMKTGIWFVSQEKQVCIPLDEVTGIELTSREIQEKNLDVVKIDHLIENELVTSFVLCPLTTLQVLYNFLKEATHDTEIREEIDPLTGQVAMLVYSGMDSSAIENMLKLSHKELEAVYEKLLGSGLAEVLYVRKEVQLTPKGVRYISESVKSPMD, encoded by the coding sequence ATGAAATCGGTTCCGGTAAAGGTCGAGCACGAAGGCAGGTGGGTTCCGACGACGATGGGTATCGCCGAGGACCGTTTCCGCATCGATCTTCCTCTTAAGCAGGAGATCCCCTACAAATCCGTGGTCGACCTCGAGGAGAAGAAGAACCAGATTATCATCACCGCCGGGGCGGACGGAGAGGCGGTCTACCGCATCGCCTCGGTCGAGAAGGTTCTCGCGGTCTTAAAGAAGTTCATCATCACCCAGGCCAGCGCCTACCGGCTGAACGCATTCTTCATGTCGCCCGCAATCCGCGGGGGGGTACTCGTCCAGAACGCCCAGTGGGAGAAGGGCGCGATCGCCGTCATGAAGACCGGCATCTGGTTCGTCAGCCAGGAGAAGCAGGTCTGCATCCCCCTCGACGAGGTGACCGGCATCGAACTGACGTCCCGGGAGATCCAGGAGAAGAATCTCGACGTCGTGAAGATCGACCACCTCATCGAGAACGAGCTCGTGACGAGTTTCGTTCTCTGCCCGCTGACGACACTCCAGGTTCTCTACAACTTCCTCAAAGAGGCGACACACGACACCGAGATCCGCGAGGAGATCGATCCCCTGACCGGGCAGGTGGCCATGCTGGTCTACAGCGGGATGGACTCGAGCGCCATCGAGAACATGCTGAAACTCTCGCACAAAGAACTCGAAGCCGTCTACGAGAAACTTCTCGGCTCGGGCCTCGCTGAAGTGCTCTACGTCAGGAAGGAGGTACAACTTACCCCGAAAGGCGTAAGATACATCTCAGAGTCTGTAAAATCTCCAATGGATTAA
- the flaJ gene encoding archaellar assembly protein FlaJ, translating into MFEDVTERLRAANQGKIPFEEQAAALGDLRSTILENKKMEQDLLLMYTYMAAITTSTVTRPEIFQYTAERFEYIPSRYIAKVQRLVAKWGQNYSSALRAIAERCRNATLQSMLNRYANSIDSGVPDDDFITTELSSIRSIYRNSFEQGIELLKKWGDAYIAMLLSGALVAIIMMISVAIYAPDGIEATLNTSYLIILAISIFGLTIMYRAVPDDPRTHGLSEICSREQSLIRRLERLILPITAAIGLMLILVGANAGIIFLLVGLLLMPLGVIGYIDDTNVVNRDNDFATFIRGLGSIMGGKGITTGDALQEVDRKSLFHLEPFINSVSSKLNLGLDEAGSWKKFIGETGSYLIYKYMNIFRDAVALGGSPDAIGKIVSSSMLEQVLLRRKRDMMVKGFVVLLVPMHGAMISIFVFLFEILLTMSRAVTEVMTRFTETSAALSGGSASIGSSMGASLNIFANFPEDTMRAYVVTILLMLTVANVLAGKIVMGGDRYLYYFFTSLLCVVTGVVYIIAPIVVGALFVIPTFTGV; encoded by the coding sequence TTGTTTGAGGATGTGACCGAACGGCTGCGGGCGGCAAACCAGGGAAAGATCCCGTTCGAGGAGCAGGCTGCAGCTCTCGGCGATCTCCGCTCCACCATCCTCGAGAACAAGAAGATGGAGCAGGACCTGCTCCTCATGTACACCTACATGGCCGCGATCACCACATCGACCGTGACCAGGCCCGAGATCTTCCAGTACACCGCTGAGCGGTTCGAGTACATCCCGTCGCGCTACATAGCAAAGGTGCAGCGCCTGGTCGCCAAGTGGGGCCAGAATTACTCCAGCGCCCTCCGGGCGATCGCCGAGCGTTGCCGGAACGCAACCCTCCAGAGCATGCTCAACCGCTACGCCAACTCCATCGACTCCGGTGTTCCGGATGACGACTTCATCACCACGGAACTCTCGAGCATCCGGAGCATCTACCGGAACTCGTTCGAGCAGGGGATCGAACTCCTGAAGAAATGGGGCGACGCCTACATCGCGATGCTCCTCTCCGGAGCGCTCGTCGCGATCATCATGATGATCTCGGTCGCCATCTACGCACCCGACGGGATTGAAGCGACGCTGAACACATCCTATCTCATCATCCTCGCAATATCGATCTTCGGCCTCACGATCATGTACCGGGCCGTCCCCGACGACCCCCGCACGCACGGTCTTTCCGAGATCTGCTCACGAGAGCAGTCCCTCATCCGGCGGCTGGAACGCCTTATCCTGCCGATAACCGCCGCAATCGGGCTGATGCTCATCCTCGTCGGCGCCAACGCGGGCATCATCTTCCTGCTCGTCGGCCTGCTCCTGATGCCGCTCGGGGTCATCGGCTACATCGACGATACGAACGTCGTCAACCGGGACAACGATTTCGCCACGTTCATCCGGGGCCTCGGGTCGATCATGGGCGGCAAAGGCATCACCACCGGCGACGCGCTCCAGGAGGTCGACCGGAAGTCGCTCTTCCACCTGGAACCGTTCATCAACTCGGTCTCGTCGAAGCTGAACCTCGGGCTCGACGAAGCCGGGAGCTGGAAGAAGTTCATCGGGGAGACCGGCAGTTACCTGATCTACAAGTACATGAACATCTTTCGCGACGCGGTGGCTCTCGGCGGGTCGCCCGACGCGATCGGAAAGATCGTCAGTTCGTCGATGCTCGAACAGGTGCTGCTCCGGAGAAAGCGCGACATGATGGTGAAAGGGTTCGTCGTCCTCCTCGTGCCGATGCACGGAGCGATGATCAGCATCTTCGTCTTCCTCTTCGAGATCCTCCTCACGATGTCCCGCGCCGTGACGGAGGTGATGACCCGCTTCACAGAGACCTCTGCCGCGCTCTCGGGAGGGTCGGCCTCTATCGGCAGCAGCATGGGAGCATCGCTAAACATCTTCGCTAACTTTCCCGAAGACACGATGCGAGCCTACGTGGTAACGATCCTCTTAATGCTGACCGTTGCAAATGTACTGGCAGGAAAGATTGTCATGGGCGGCGACCGATACCTGTACTACTTCTTCACAAGCCTGCTCTGTGTGGTAACCGGTGTCGTCTATATCATTGCACCGATCGTCGTGGGCGCACTCTTTGTCATTCCGACATTCACGGGGGTGTGA